The Nitrospirota bacterium genomic sequence CAGATGGCGATTGATGCAGGATTAAAGAGGATAGATGGGATAACAGTTTAAAGCTCTACAATCTCCCCTTCCATCTTGTTCAGATCGACCAGCGCAACGGTCGACTTCCCGTAGAGCCATGTGCTGACTTCACCTGGATTTACAATCAGTGTATTCTTTACCTTTCGCACGTCAGGTACATGAGTATGTCCATAGATAACTAAGTCGAAGTGACCGCTGTCAGCGAGTGCATCGGCAACATGATGCTCGTGCATTATTACTATTTTCCTGTTATTCAGACTGAAAATATAAGGTTGATTGTGGATATTTCCTTCTGCTCTATCAAGAAGAAGAAGCTTATCACCATCATTATTACCAAATATCCCTGTGTATTTGCAATGCAGTTCTTTGAATAGCTTAAGAGTAAAAGGTGATGTGTAATCTCCTGCATGGATTACATGTCCCACCCGTTTTTTGTTGAACAGTTCTATAGCTTTTTTTACCAAAGGTAAATTATCATGTGTGTCAGACATGATTCCTATAAGCATGTCATTTTCTCCTTATCATTTAATGTTTGATCTGACGATATTCTCAATACCAATACGTATCATCATTACAGCAATAGATGCAAGGAGCAGAGCCATTACCTTGGAGATGCCGATGATACCGCCTTTCCCAAATATCTTTATTATTTTATCCGCATTTATCAATGAAATCCATACAATGAATAAATTCAGTATTAGGGAAATTAAAGTTGCAGCAATACCGTAATGTTCAACGAGAACCAAAAGGGTGGTTAGTACAGCAGGACCTACTATTAGAGGAACACCGATAGGTACAACACCCATCTTGAGATCTGGTTTCATTCTTGTTTCCATACTTTGTGTTAAATCTATAATTGCAAATACAAGAAGCACAAGTCCTCCTCCGATTTTAAAATCATCCCCTGTAATCCCAAGTATTTTGAAAATTCCTTCCCCCAGAGCGATAAAAACAATACTGACAATTAAAGCAGTAAGTATTGAATCACGAACAATATCCTTTTTCTCTTGTTTTGGTATATCACCTGTCATTGATATAAAAAGCGGTATAAGAATGAATACATCTATTGCAACAAAAAGAGGTATAAATGTATTGGGCAGTATTTTTATAATATCTATCATAGGGCTGATTATAAAATTATAATTATAAAAGCGGATTTTTGAAATAAAAATGTGCAATTGATAAAATGTCAGACTTCGCTGTAAGTAAAGAAAAGAACAGGTGGTTAAGAGAACGTATGGAGGCACTCGGTATCCATGAGAAGGATATAAATGAGAAATTCATCCTTTCTTCAGGTAGAGGTGGACAGAAAATCAACAAGACATCATCCTGTGTTTATTTAAAACATGTGCCGACAGGTATTGAAATAAAATGCATGAAAGATAGAAGCCAGTCAATAAACCGTTTTCTTGCAAGGCGTGAGCTTGTAAGAAGGATAGAAATATTATCAGATAAGCTTACAAATGAAGATATTCAGAGGAAAAAGATAAGAAAGCAGAAAGCTAAAAGCAGCAAGAGGGCTCGAATAAAATATGGAACCTTGTAATTGGCTTGTTATAGTATAATCACCTATAAAGGAGGAACTCTTGAAAGAGGAAATACAGCTAAAGGAAAAAATTAAACTTCTTGAGCAGGAACTGATTACACTGACAGAGAAGCTTGAAGTTACATCAAAGGCACTCAGTGAAATCAAGGATTTAAAACAGGAAATAAAAGGGCTTAAACTGTTTATGGGGAGTGTGCATCCGGAATTCAAAAGTAAATATCCAGAAATGATACAGAAGATTTTTAAAAAGGGGTAGCATATATTTCTGCATTTTTCATATTGTATGCTTCTGGATTCCAGCTTTCGCTGGAATGACAACATTTGATGGCTATTTTAACAGTGTTACTTCAGCTCTTTTTTAAGTATATTCTCTGTGAGAGGATAATATACATTCCAGAAAAAATACGATTGTTCCCCTTTCATGTCAGCAGATAAATTAGACATGATAAATTTATAATAAGAAACCTGCCAGAAAGATGGCACTTTTTTAATGTCAGAGAAATCTCCTGCAAAGTAATAGGTATGATATGGTGATTGGGTTCTAACAACTGCAGGGAATATTTCTTTCAAACCAAAATTATTCATAATTTTTTTGCCTCTATCTGTTATATCGATTCTATAATATCCGAGAATTTCTGTTCCTTCCATTGGTTCAAGGATATCAAACCAGTAGTAGTAAGGCACGTTATTTCTTACCTTAAATTCCCTGAGAGCTTGATCGTTAAAAATAACCTTAATATTTTCATCACCCACCTCTTCTCCCTGTCTCAAAACAAATACTGTATCATCAATATTTACAAAGCCAAAACCAGGTCCCTTGAAATTCCACTGTGTTCTGTATTGTTTTTCATAGTTCTCTATCATCCATATAGGGACTTCATTATTATTACGATCGAGGTCAATGAAATATCTACCAATCCATCCATTCCATCTAACGCCAAAAAGTTTTTCAAGCCTGGAACCTACATCTCTATTTGTTGGAGTTGCAAATGTATTAAATTCTCCTATAAGTAAAACCCCATTTTTTAATGCTTCCTCAATAGTTTCTGTTTCTTTTAGTTCAGTTCCTCCATAAATTAATCTTGATCTCTCGCCTCTTAAATTTTCTTCATAAAAATCCTCGGTGTATACTCCATAAGTATCAGCAATATATATAAAATCAACATTATTTAGATTAGAAGGAAGAGGTCTGATTAAATAATTGAAATTGTTCAGAGGGTAGAATCCATAATAATCCGACTTATAGTTGAATGATTGAAAAGTTTGTTTATTAATATATTTAAGATTATTTAAAACCCATGTGAGAGCCTTATGTTCTCGATAGGTAGGTTTGGGAACAGTCTTATCAAGAATAACTCCGTCAACAGGTTTTGACGATTCCAATTGCCAGAGTATGAATGGCAAAAGAATTAAACCAGCAATAAGAATCAATAAAAAAATGAAAATCAACCTTCTTTTTATATTGGACATATTCCCTCACCATCCCTTTTCATCAAAATTAAAATTACTTATTAAAGGTAAAGAAGCAGTCTGAATCCGACCATATAATAGTTCCATCCACCGGCTGTGCCGAGTGCATAATTACCACCTTCTCCTGATAATTCAAGGGAGATTCTTCTTGAAAGATTCATACCTATAAGGCCATAACCACCGCCAATGATATCATCATTTTTTTCTCCATATCTTCTGTAGGATTGATGTCCCCCGAATGGTTCAAAATAACCATAGAATCTTTTTGTTTCGAAATACATAGATATAAAAAGTTGATGTGACATAAAATCGTCTGGATCGAAATAGCCATTTCTACTCTGTCTGTTAAAATCGAGATAGCGGAAACGATACCCAACGTTTAAAGTTGGATTTGGTTTAAAAAATGCATAACTCGTTGATAATTGAAAGTCGTTTGCATTATTTGAATCAGAATAGTCTCTGTAACTGTAACTGCTATAAATGGATAACCTATCCATTAGTTGCTGGGAGATAAAGAAAGTTGTGTTTAATACTCTTATATTGTTATCTATAAGTTCAGCAATATCTGTAAATGTATCTTTTGTAATACTGCCTCCTATTGTGCCCTTAAATACATTTAAATCAGCTTTGAGATGCCAGGTTAAAAAGTCTGTATCATTATTATTACTGACGTGTGAGAGTCCAATACCTCCTCCTAAACCGACTGTTTTGGCTATTTTTGAATATGTTCTCAATGATACATCCTGAGCTTTAGTATCTCTCAAATTATCTTTTGCATCTGTATAACGATACATTAAGTCATTCTTCCAGTTACCTAACCAGAAACCGAATCCGAGTGTATAACGGTTAACGATGTTGTCATCAGAGTCGTGATAGTAGCTGTATCTTGTATCAATAATTGGACCGATTGTTTTATTAAGTGTATAATTAAATTCCTTTAACTCTTTTTCCTGATATGAATATTCAGGTTTTAATCCTTTACCGCTCTCCTTTGCGGATTGAATATCACCTGCTGACAGATAAGCATATGAAAGTCCCAGACGGGCGTCAAAATCTTCTCCTTTCCCATAGATTTTTTCATAAAGAGGGATAGCATTACGATAATCATTCCTCCATCTCAGAGCATTTGCTTTAACAAGAAGTGCTTCATGATTTTCAGGATATTCCTTTAAAACTTCCTCAGCCTCTTTTATAGCTTCATCAAGTTTCCCCGACCATGATAGAACTCTTGCAAGGTGTATTTTAGCTTTAATATTGTTTGGATCATCTTTTAAGATCAGTCTTAATTCCCGTATTGATTCTTTTCTTTTTTCTCCCCATGATAGGTATTGAGAAATCTTGAATCTCTCATCTATTGATAAATCTTTTCTAAGATAATCTAATGCAATTACATAATGATCAGCAGCAGTCTTATAATCATCATGCGCAATATATGAATCCGCAATCTTTTTATGTATGATAGCTGCCTCTTTTTCGTCTTTTGCTGTTTGCAAATCTTTTTTTAACATCTCAAGATCTTCAGATGCAAAAGCAATACTTACATTAAATAACAATATAATTATTCCTATAATTACTTTTTGCATTTTCCCTCCTACTCATTCAATATCAATTTTCATAGTCTATATTTATATCACCGAATGAAGTCTGCTCCGGAAATTCGAAGAAAAGCCTGTATCCCTCAGGATATACAGCAGAGTGAAATAAAATTGCCCGTCGAGACTTATCTTCTTTTAACCATAAATATACTGCATCATGTTCCTCTTTATTCCAAACCCTGACGCCGACCACTTTTGCCCCAATTTTACGTGCTTCATCAATTATTAAATTCGCCTTCCCTGATTCCTTAATTTCAACCTTGAATATTTTTAGAGATCTTCCTAAAAAATTTTCAAGACCTTTGAAATAACGGAGAGGTGTATCATAGTATTGAACAGGATATCCTTCGAAGGAGTTTGATACTACAATAGGTTCATTTATATCTATAACAATTGGTTGATCTCCGATAATCACACCATCTTTAAGCTTTTTAATAGGTGCAGAACCGATAATTGTGCCTTTTGTTTTTATTCCTATTAAATTACCAATATATCTGTCGGTAGGCATATATACATTAATTCCTTTATTAGCAAGATAATAAGCAGCGTCTATTTTCCCTTCATGATCACCACAACCTATTACGAGATCAGCATCCAATGAATTCCATGCAATTGCATTAATACCGTGAGTATCATTAATAAGGACTGTCCTATCATCGATGATAATATTTGTTGGATAATTATACACTTTGTCATCAGAAAGCATAAATCTGTAATTTCCTTCTCCATCAGGTGCATACCATGTTCTGCCAATCTTTCTGACAATAGTCCCCCAGACAGGATATACTTGAATATCACCAATAAGGTCAACAATTTCCTTTATTTTTTCTCCTTCATGCCATGGAACGATTTTTTCGATCAAAAAATCCCATGGTGCTGTATCTTTATTATAAGCAGAAAGCCAGTCTCTTACTACTCTGTCGACTTGAGTTTTTATAATGGAATTCTTCTTCAATTTTATTGCTGATTTGCCGATAATAATTTTACTGATATTAATAGTATCAATAGGACGTCTCTTTTCAATACTTACAGGTTTGATAGGTATTTCAGTAACTGTAGAGGTATTGATTCCTCTAAAAAGAATATTTTCTGTATAATCTGCACCAGAGCGGGAGATTTCCTTTTCTCTCTGCTGTAAAGTTAAAGATTCATGCAGTTTAAATAATGATTTTGCCTGTAAAATTGAGAAGGAATTTTCTGTTGTTAGTCCACGCACAAGATAAGATAAAGCAAGACCGTAAGGATCACCATTCACAAAGTGTTCATCTTCGATTAGTTTCACAAAATCCTCAAGCGAGTTATAATGATTTTTGACTATTGATTTAAAATCGAACTCTTCAGGGATATGTAAT encodes the following:
- a CDS encoding metallophosphoesterase; the protein is MLIGIMSDTHDNLPLVKKAIELFNKKRVGHVIHAGDYTSPFTLKLFKELHCKYTGIFGNNDGDKLLLLDRAEGNIHNQPYIFSLNNRKIVIMHEHHVADALADSGHFDLVIYGHTHVPDVRKVKNTLIVNPGEVSTWLYGKSTVALVDLNKMEGEIVEL
- a CDS encoding MarC family protein; this encodes MIDIIKILPNTFIPLFVAIDVFILIPLFISMTGDIPKQEKKDIVRDSILTALIVSIVFIALGEGIFKILGITGDDFKIGGGLVLLVFAIIDLTQSMETRMKPDLKMGVVPIGVPLIVGPAVLTTLLVLVEHYGIAATLISLILNLFIVWISLINADKIIKIFGKGGIIGISKVMALLLASIAVMMIRIGIENIVRSNIK
- a CDS encoding peptide chain release factor-like protein, translating into MSDFAVSKEKNRWLRERMEALGIHEKDINEKFILSSGRGGQKINKTSSCVYLKHVPTGIEIKCMKDRSQSINRFLARRELVRRIEILSDKLTNEDIQRKKIRKQKAKSSKRARIKYGTL
- a CDS encoding tetratricopeptide repeat protein, producing the protein MQKVIIGIIILLFNVSIAFASEDLEMLKKDLQTAKDEKEAAIIHKKIADSYIAHDDYKTAADHYVIALDYLRKDLSIDERFKISQYLSWGEKRKESIRELRLILKDDPNNIKAKIHLARVLSWSGKLDEAIKEAEEVLKEYPENHEALLVKANALRWRNDYRNAIPLYEKIYGKGEDFDARLGLSYAYLSAGDIQSAKESGKGLKPEYSYQEKELKEFNYTLNKTIGPIIDTRYSYYHDSDDNIVNRYTLGFGFWLGNWKNDLMYRYTDAKDNLRDTKAQDVSLRTYSKIAKTVGLGGGIGLSHVSNNNDTDFLTWHLKADLNVFKGTIGGSITKDTFTDIAELIDNNIRVLNTTFFISQQLMDRLSIYSSYSYRDYSDSNNANDFQLSTSYAFFKPNPTLNVGYRFRYLDFNRQSRNGYFDPDDFMSHQLFISMYFETKRFYGYFEPFGGHQSYRRYGEKNDDIIGGGYGLIGMNLSRRISLELSGEGGNYALGTAGGWNYYMVGFRLLLYL